TAGTATTCTTTCGCGAGGTTTGAGCATTGTATAAAATTTTTACAAATGTAAAAAATAAACAGACTGGTATGTTTGAAAATAGAATTAATTTTAAATAAACCCCCGGGTATAATAAAGCTGTATCACAAAGAAAAGTACCGTAAAAAACCATACTACATAAGGATGGTAACTGAAATTGTTCTTCAGAATATAATGTAATGCTTTGAAAAGTTTAAAAATCCCGATGATTCCAATGATGAGAAAGACCATGAAGACCAGAAGAAACACATAATCTCTTGTTCCATATTCAGTTGCCTTGCCAAGGTGATCCAGATAAGATTCTACATTTAAGGTTTGACCTAAAAACATAGCAGAACTGATTAATATAAAAAATGGAGTAGAAGTATACACGGTTGTATAAATGAAAGAAAACAGGAGGGTTCGGAAAGCTGCAGTATTGATTTTCTCTTTTTTGTACCATAATAGAGCAACACTGAAGAGGACTGCAGTAATATTATTCATCAGGAATATAAACAGAGCTTTTTCCACCATGCTTAGCCCCTTGATCTTCGAAATAATATTGTGTTCACCACCATAATCCATTAAAAGTACGGAGACAATCACAGAGGTATAAACGGAAAGCTTGATAGGAGAGAGGTAGTCTTGAAAACGTTCTGTTTCCTCTTTTTCCATCTCGTGTACAGAAAGATCATAGCAGCGGCGGGGATCCTGAAACAATTTGAAAATAGTTACCGGAACCAATAATATTTCAATAATAATCTGCAGACACAGCTTCTCAAAGCTATCGATCAACTTTTCAAACATATACACGGGTATTGGGGAACGTATGATGCAATTTAATTAAATTTTGAATGATATTTACAAAATAAATCCACGAATAAAAAAGAGCGAATGATTATCATTAACCATCCGCTCCTTGTTTATATAAGAATTGCTTCCTGTTATTTAGGAAGTCCTCTTTTTAATGCATTATTCGCTATTTCTACCGCTTTTCTTTCTTTCCAGTCCATATACCTTTTTTTGTATCGTCCTTTCATGAAGTTATCAAAGTTGCGCTGTACAGCAAGGTTCCAAAGAGAATGTGCTTTTACGGCCCAGCTTTTGTCCCATGCACGCAGAGAAATAGAGAAAGAACCGTCCAGATATTTCATCCAGTGCCACCAGCCGGTAGGCATGAATAATGTGTCTCCGTGTTCCAGAAAGCATTCGATGCCTTCGATACCATCCAATGCCGGGAATTTCTCAAAATCAGGATTGGCAATATCATAATCTTCCAGTGCATAAGTAGCATAAGGAAGTTTATAAAGTCTTGATTTCCATTTGTATTCAAATAATAAAACATGCTTTCTTCCATTGAAATGGGTATGGAAAATATGTGGCATATCAATATCATAATGAAGGAAAGTCACAGAGCCTTTACCTCCAAAAAACATACTCGGGTATTTATCTAAAAATCCTCCCATCAGATTCTTTGGCGGAACATAATCGTCCAGAAGTTTGGGTGCAAATTTTATAGGATCGAAGAAAAAGATTCTCAGATCAGTAGGCTCTCTTTGAATCAGGTCTACATACTCGCTAAAAGGCATTTTCGTCGTTGGAGTATTAATAGGAGCGGCAGGATCTGCTTTGGAACTGTCGTAAAGGGGAACTTCAACGTCTCCTACTACTTCTTTCATATATTCCATCGTCCATTTTTGGTAGGCAGGCCATTTTCTTGCCATATTCTTGATTACCACTGGCTTACATGGCTTTAGATATTTTTCACGGAAATCTTCTTGTGAAATGTCATCTACAATATCAATTGGTTTAAGGATTATTCCCATTCGTTCAAATTATTAAGCTAAAGTATTAAATATTTGTGACAATAAAATGGAAAGAATTAAAATTATTTGGAATTGATATAAATAAATGATAAAATACATATTTTAATTCCTTTTTGTTGGAGTTATTAAGCTGGTTTTGCCGTCTCTAAGCTTTTAAAATGAGCCGTGTTTACGCTATAAAATGAGGGTTGCAAAATATAATAATTGTATGTATCATTGTGGTATTAAAAACAATCATGAAACACCTCTCATCACTATTCCTTTTACTTACTTTTTCAAGTGCTTTTTCTCAGAAACCGGCCAAAATTTTTACTTCGGATATTGATCATTTTTGGGTGGCTTATGACAGTATTCAAAAGACAGACAATCACTCCCAGAAACTCGATCTGATAAAAAGACTTTATACCGATAAAGCTACAAAAGGATTAAAAGCTTTTATGAAAGCCAGAGACTATAATGATAGTGTATACGTAAAAATCATTGATAAATATCCAAAATTCTGGAATTCCGTAAGACCCAATACTTTGACGGTAAAAACCAAAACGAAAGAACTGGAAGCCAGTGTTGTCAAGCTAAAAGAAATATATCCTGAACTTAAAGATGCTGAAATGTATTTTACCATTGGCGGTCTGAATTCCGGGGGAACAGTGAGTGGAAATATGGTATTGGTAGGAGCTGAACTTGCTACAGGACTTCCGTCTACAGATGTTTCAGAATTCAAAGATGAATGGTTGAAAGGAGTATTTGCTGAGCAGTCACTGGATGATATCGTTTCTCTCAATATCCATGAATATATCCATACCCAGCAGGTGGGGGACCGCAGAAGGGTTTTAAATCAATCTATAAAAGAAGGATCATGCGACCTGATTGCTGAGCTTGTGATGAATAAACCTATGGAAAGGAAATATTTATCTTATGGAACCGCTCATGCAGATAAAGTGAAAGATCTGTTTAAAAAAGAAATGTTCACCGGAAATTTTGCCAGCTGGCTTTACAATGGAAGAGATAAAGGAGAAAGTGCAGATTTAGGATATTACGTAGGATATGAGATCAGTAAATTGTATTACCAAAATGCTAAAGATAAAAAGCAGGCCATCAAAGAAATCATTGAGCTGAACTATAACAATGATAAAGCGGTAGAAAATTTCCTTACGAAATCTAAGTTTTTTAAAGAAAAAACAAAAGATCTGATGAAGGAATACCGTAAAAATTCGCCAGCTGTTGTTAAAATGGATCCAGCCAATGGTTCTGCAACGGTAAACCCTGATACAAAAGAAATACGGATTACTTTCTCAAAAGAAATGGTACCGGAATATTATTCTTTCGATCTTTCAGAAAAAGGAAAAGAATATATGCCGATCACCAAAGTTATTGGAATGGAAAACAATGATAAAACATTGGTCCTGGCTGTAAATCTTAAGCCTAATAAAGAATATGAATTTTTTCTTACCAATAAAAGTTTCAGATCCAAAGAGGGCTATTCTCTGAAAGACGAGAAGCTTCTTATCAAGTTTAAAACTGGGAACAGATAGTTTGATTGTAAATGAGTGATAACCAGCTTTTATATACCGCTTCCATAGTTTGTCTTTTGCTTATTATTGTATCTTTTAAGCATAATAAAAAATTCGGCATCGTCAATATGATATTGTTTTGCATGTACAATTCTGTATTATATTATCATTTTATATTCGACAGTAGTGGAGGTGCCGGGCTTGTATGGTGGTTTTTTCTACTGGTCTTATCGGCCTTTCAGATGTTGATAGTATTGATTTATTTGGGTGTCAGAGCTTTTCAGAAGAGACGTAAAATATGATTTTTAGAAAACTTTAAAAATAGAGTTATGAAGAAAAATATACTCAAAGTGTTCATCATAAACATCATGATACTGTCTTTGTTAGCCTATATTCTGGGGCTTACAGATTCTGCCTTCAGACAGGTTTATCCTTCGGAGAATATGTTTTTCTATCTGGTTAATTCCATACAATATTTTGTACTCTGGGTTTTGCCTTACTGGTGGCTGATCATTATGGGTGGAGCTTTATCACTGACTCTTTTATATTATATATTAAGAAAAATAAAACTTTAACAATTGGAATCAAACCTGTTCAATGATTTTTTTATTAAATTACTTTTTCAAACTAATAACTTATTTATTATGAAAAATCTAAAGAAAATCGCGAGACAAAGTTTAAAAACAATCACAGGAGGTCGTCCACCAGCAGAAAGTGATTGTATAGCATGTGGATGCCCTACATCAGCATGTTATTACAAAAACGGAAACGGAGGTGGTGGCGGTTGTGCTGATATCAGATGTGCATAATCATCTTTATAAAGTAAGAAACCTTCCGGAATAAGGAAGGTTTTCTTTTTTATATTAAAGTTTAGTTTCTGTATACTTCCTTTTGATAAGTACCAGTATAAGAGCGAGAGTCAATCCTATAATGCTTGACCAAATTATGTGTTCTATCCCATAACGGCCAATCCAGAATCCTCCAAATAAAGTACCCGCTGTTACAGCAAAATTCCCGCAGGAAGTAAAAATACTATTGATAAACTCCGAAGAACCGAAAATGGAAGAAGTGACATTCATATTACTGATCAGAAAGCCTCCGGAATGAACCAGCCCCCAACATCCGATAATCCATATCATAGGTAGAAATTGATTTCCATAATGTCCTATTAACAAATGAATTCCTGATAATAGAATTAAAAACAAAAGAGTTGTCTGGAAAGGAAATCTGCTCATATATTTTCCCGCAATTTTGTTTCCCGCAATTCCAACCGTTCCAAACAGGAAAAACATAAGACTGGTTTGTTTGCCGTCCATTTGGGTTATATTCTTTAGATAGTCAGCCATATATCCATAAGTAGAATACATAGCAGCAATAGTGAAAAACGCTAGGAAGAGCCTAATCCATAATTGTTTGTTGTGAAATATTTTAGTTGGGAAACCCTTTGAATCTCCACTTATATTTTGAATCTCCGGCAAATAGATCCAAACCCCTGCCAGCGCTACTACATTAATTAATGCAGTAAGCAGGAAAGAGGACTGCCAGGAAAAGAAATCAGACATAAAAGTAGCCAGCGGAACTCCCATTACCGTTGCCAGCGTAAGACCGGAAAAGATAATGCTTACAGCCCTGGATTTGTCTTTAATATTTGAAGCTTGTCCTGCGACCGACAGTGCAATAGACCAATAAACCGGATGAAAAAATGCAGGAATCATTCTTACGATAAGAAGCAGATAAAAATTGGTAATACAGGCAGAAAGAATATTGGCGGCAACAAAAATAAATAGAGACAAAAGTAGCAGATTCTTTCTTTTGAATGAAGATAATATCATCAGCATAAAAGGCCCAAAAACAGCAACAATTAATGCAAAAGTACTGAGCAGCCATCCTGCTTTTTCGATTGGGATATGGAAAACTGAAGCAATTTCTGGTAATACTCCAATAACTCCGAATTCCGTAGTGGTAATTCCGAAAACACCCAGTGCCAGCACATAAAGATTTTTGTTCATTATCATTATTTTTTTGCAAATTTGCAGAATAGACTATCAGAAAACTATATACTTACCTTTTAGTTCTATACTTACCTTTTTGAAAGGTTATCTATAAAAAAAGATTTCTATGCCTCAATTTTTCCATGATAAAAGACTGTATTATACGCCTATTGAATTTGCTTTAAGTCATATCGGAGGAACCTGGAAGATGCCTATTCTGTGGAGATTGCAGGAGAAACCTCTCCGTTTCAGTGAGCTTAAAAAAGATATTCCGCATATTACAGATAAAATGCTGACCAGCCAGCTGCGCGAACTGGAAGCTAAAGACATGATCCATCGTGAAGTGTTTCCTGTAGTCCCGCCGAAAGTGGAGTACAGTCTTACAGAGAAAGGGAAAAAAGCAATTCCTGTGATTGAAACCATTATGAATTTTGGTTATGATTTGATCAAAGAGGGGGGAATTGTGTTTCCGCCTAAAGAATGATAAACGGATATTTCACCATTCAATAAAGCTTTATTTCATACCTTCACCTAAAATTGATTCAACAGTATGAAGCTGAAATTAGGGATATTAGACCAGTCACCCACCACCATGGGAGGAAGTGCAGCAGCTGCATTGGAAAACAGTATCAATCTTGCTTTATTAGCTGAAGAAATGGGCTTTCACAGTATCATGTATTCTGAACATCATGGAGTAGAAGCCTATGGAAGTTCCAGCCCTGAATTATTAGCTGCTATTGTACTCAGCAAGACCAACCGGATTAAAATAGGAACAGCCGGCATTATGATGCGAAACTATTCTGCCTATAAGATCTCGGAATGGACCAAAATGCTGTCAACCTTATATCCCGAACGCTTTATCCTTGGATTGGGTAAAGCCCCCGGAGGATTGAAAGATGCGGTGATGGCCCTGAATAATCATAAACCTGTCATTTTATCCAATATGGAAACGAAACTTGAAGAGATTATTCAATTTATAAAAGATGAAAAAGGTGTTTATGACGGATTGATTGCACAGCCCACCCATGTAAAACACATCCCTGAAATCATGTGGCTTGGTTCAGGAATGACCTCTGCTACAGAAGCTGCAAAACATGGGATTGGATATTCTTTCGCCGCTTTTATGAACAGCGGGAACGGAATAGAAAACACGGAAGCTTATCTCAGAGAGTTTAATGATACTCAATATTTTTCTCAGCCTTCTTTACAGATTGCAGTGGCGGTATCGGTGGCAGAAACTTTGGATCAGGCCAAACGGAATGCTTATGGCATGGCATATCAGTTTTTACAGTCACGGCAGCTAGCCAGCCCCAATGCCGTTCTTCCTGCTGAAGAAATAGAGCAAAGGATTTTGGGAACTCATGATGAAGAAGAGTTTTTCACCATTTTGGAAAGGATTATCATAGAAACTCCAGAGTCAGTCAATCAAAAATTGCAGAAGGTTTCAGAAAAATATAATACGGATAATCTCCTGATATTATGTAATATGCATCGGGAAGAAGACCGTATCAATACTTATAAAAATGTCATTAACAATAATAAATAAGGCTGCAGAATATTCAATTATTTTAGAAAATAAATCAAGTCCATCATCCTCATCTATCAATTATCATTCCTCATTCATCAATTATCATTTATAATATGAAACATCTTCCTTTTGAAAAAGAACTCATTGAATTGGCTGACAAAGATCTGTCAGTCAGAGAAAAGCTGTTAAAAGCAGGAGAATTATCCGGAGGTTATCATCCTGAAATGGAAAGTATTCATAGGGCTAATGCACAACGCCTTCGGGAAATTATATCGGAAATAGGGTATCCTACCATCTCAAAAGTGGGTGAAAAAGCAAGCAATGCCGCGTGGCTGATTATCCAGCATGCCATTGGTGAGCCTGAATTTATGAAAAAGTGCTGCATTATGATGGAAGAGAGTGTTGGTGATATTAATCCTGCTAATAAAGCCTATTTATATGACAGGATTCAGGTTTTTCAAAGCAAGCCACAGAAATACGGAACACAGCTGACTGCTGAAAGAACCATCTATCCTGTAGAAAATAAAGACAACCTAAACGAAGAACGCAGCAAGGTAGATCTGCCTCTGCTTTCAAAAGAGGAAATCAACAACATTCCGGAGCCTGAAGAGATTCCGGAAATAGACCAAAAAGATCCTGAGTATACGGTTTGGAGGAAAAAAACAGGTTGGATTTGAAGTGTGTATTCCAATCTCTGATCACAAAATATTTCAAATTATAGATTATTTTAAACCAGGAATTCTGCCTTTAGCATAAGCAATCTGCTCTTTTTCCTTTTCCTGATCAGGATTGTTTTTAAGATAAAGCTGATAATAGGTTGAAGCATTTTTCGGCTGTTTCAGATTGAGATCATAAAGAAGTCCCAAACGATAATAAATAATATTGCTTGTCCCAAAAGTTAACCCTCTCTTATAAGCCGTCACCGCATCATTATACTGATTTTTAGCTTCATAAATCCCCGCCAGTGCAGCGTAATAGAGAGTGGTATGATCAGAAATAGCTTCATCAATTGTCTTTTGCGCATAGATCGCAGCATTATTGTAATCTTTCAGTTCGCGATAGCTTAATGCCATGAAGTATAATGTACCTTCGTTTTGTACATCCATTTCTTCCAGCATTTTATAAAGGCTGATACATTTCTGATAATCTTTTACATAAAAATAAGCCTGTCCCATATCATTCATTACATTCACATCAGCATGGTTTTTCAGAAGTTTTTCCCCAATTTCAATGACCTCTGTATAATTGCCCAGCTGATTGGCAGCCGGTAATAAAGCCTGCTGTAAAATGAAGTTTTCAGGATCAGAAGCAATGGCGGTTTTCAGCACATCATAAGCAGGTTTAAACTGTTTCATACCGCTGTAGGTCAGAGAAAGATCATAGGCTACATCAGAATCTGTGTTGTTCAGGGAATTGGCTTTTTTCAGATAATTGAGTTTAGATTCAGGAGTGTCTGCATAGGCAGCAAGCTGCTTATAAGCACTGAAATTGAGACTGTCCAGCTCAATAATCTGTTGAAGATATCCTTTGGCATTAGACGCATTGCCACGCCTGGAGTTAATACTGGCAAGGCTGAATAGAGTAGACACGTTATTTGGTTGTATGGTATTGATTTTCTGATAATTATTTTCTGCTTCCGGCAGTTTACCAGCCATCATATTACAGTAAGCTATTTGTGAAAGGGCTTTTATATCCTGTGTGCCTCCCGGATAAATACTCTGAAGATATTTTGCAGCATCAGCATAACGTTGTGTTTCATAATATTCAAGAAGCTTTTCAGAATCAATTTTTGCCGACTGAGCATTGATCTTGTTAAAGCACAATAGAATAATGCACAAACAAAGTCCTGGTTTCATCATGGTTATTTTTTAACTAAAATATTGGATATTTACTAAGTTTCCAAATTTTATACTCACTTATTCGGGATTTTTTTCGGTTTTATGAATCATTTATAATGAAAACCAAAAAGTTCTGTCTTTAGAATTCTTATATTCACTCTACAAAAAAATCAGAAAGCCTAATAGATATGGAAATAAAAACTGTACAATCATTCCTGGATTATTATGAAAAAATAAGAGAAAGAACCAACCGGATTATAGAAGTGGTCCCTCCTGAACACATTGATTTCACCTATAAACCGGGAAAATTTACCATTGGAGATCAGATCAGACATATTGCCACTATAGAACGGTATATGTACGGAGAAACCATTTCCGGAAAGCAAAGTGCTTATCCGGGATGTGGAAAGGAGCTGGCTGGCGGTTATGAAGATACCGTTAAATTTTTCAATGAAATGCATTGCCAGACCTTGGAAATCATTGGCGGACTTTCTGATGAAGATCTTACCCGCAAATGTTTAACCCCTGCCAATCATGAAATTTCTATCTGGAAATGGCTTCGTGCGATGATAGAACATGAAATTCATCACAGAGCGGAAATCTATATTTACCTGAATCTTCTAAATGTGAAAACACCCCAGATTTACGGATTTTCCGCAGAAGAAGTCCAGAAAATGAGTATAAAATTATAGTAATTTGATGAATTGTCGTATAATTTTCAGTCGGCTGAGGTTAATTTGTATATTAGCCCATTCAAAAAATAATAATGGCCAGACCTTTCATCATTCCTCTTTTACTGCTGTTAAACAGTACATATGCACAAACAAATTCGGAGCTGAAACCGGGAGATACTTTAAAATATATTCCTCAGTCTCATAAGCCTTCATGGATTTCTATACAATCCGGAGATGCCAATTTAGGAGTTGCGTTGTTCATAGATGGAAAAAAGCTGAAAGAACAGGATGATTCCAGAGGGATAAAAAGTGTTGAACGATTCTATTTTACGCCAGAAAAAGGAAAAAAATATGAACTGAAAGTCTGGGCTAAATCCTATGTTGAGAAAAGCAAAACAGCTAAAGTTTCTATTACAGAATCTAAAAATGCAGCTGTTTTGGACGGTAAGTTCAGTCCTGATCAGTTTGTGGAAGACCTTAGAACATTCCGGTCTATCAGAGAAAAAGCAAATTCAGGATTATATGTCTACAGAACTCAAAAACAGATTGACAGTATTTACCAGCAGGCAGAAACAGACGCCAGAAACAGCAAAAATATTTTCGATTTTTATAAAGTAATAGCCAATGTTACAGGATTTGAAGGAAGCTGTCACAATTACACAGATTTACCCAACCACGCTTCTTATTACCTCACGCAGAAACCTGAATATTTACCTATTACCTTAAAGAATATTGACGGCCGTCTGCTTCAGGACTCAAAAGATGTAGCACTACCTTTAGGTGCTGAAATTCTTTCTATCAACGGAATTCCTGCGAAAGAAATGATCAGCCGTTTTTCAGAATACTATTTTTCTGACGGATTTTCCATGCCTTACAGAGAAACAGCAGGCTTTGAAAGAGGTATGCTGGATAAATTTTATATAGAATTCGGAACCCACAAAAACTATGTCATCAGCTATCAATGGAACGGAACTGTAAAAGAAGTTTCATTGCCAGGAATCTCATTGGAAAATTTTAAAAAGCTTCAGGATTCCAGACATTCACTTGCCTTTGATAAAAAACTGCTCTCCGAAAAATATAGTTTTACTAAAGAAGGAGCCGGAATATACCGGTTATCTGTGAGAGGTTTTGATTTTGCAACCGGAAAAGAAGATCCGGCTTACAAAAAATTCAGTGCTTTTCTTGATCAGATGATGGATGTGCTGGAACGTGAGAAAATAGAAAACCTGATTATAGACCTCAGAGGAAATACCGGAGGAACAGGAGCTCTTTATGAAAAAGTATTTTCTTACCTTACTCAAAGACCTTTCCGCGACAGTCATTATGCTTATACCCAATTTAATGAAGTTCCTATGGAAGAAAAATTGGTAATAACTCCACTTTTTCTTTCTAACGGAGTTAAGGATAAATACGGATTGAATGCTTATCTGAAACAGCTTTATCCAAAAGACGTTCAGGGAAAATATTACTGGGCAGATGATAAAAACCCATCCATTATGCCCAATGACAGAACATTTAAAGGACAGCTTTATCTTCTTGTAGACCAGCGTGTAGCTTCAGCAGCTTCACACTTGGCTTCACTGATTAAATCTTATACCAATGCAATCGTAATCGGAAAAGAAACAGTAGGAGGGTATTATGAACACAACGGACACTTGCCGTTGGTTTATGAGCTTCCCAACACGGGAATTCAGACAGGATTTTCTATTGTTCATGTGATTCAGGATGCACAAAATCTTCCGGACCAGAAAAGGGGGCAAGGCATTATACCTCATATTAAAATTCAGCAGACCGATCAGGAATTTCTGGATCACACCGATGTTTATCTTAAAAAAGTTTCAGAACTCAGAAAGCAATAAAAAACATTTCGTCTATTGAATTATTAGATATAAACCAGCTGTAAATTATGAATTTATAGCTGGTTTTTTTATTGTTAAAATTTAGCATTGTTTTAAATTATTTCTATTAAAGGTGATAAATTTATTGTTTTAATCTATTAAAAGTTGTTGAATATTGGTCTGGTAAAGAGGTATTTATTTCTTTTATTTAATCATTTGTTTTAGAATTATAAATAAAAAGTCGTAGAACTACTACAAATTTTCAGATTGGCTTCTGAAAATTTTTTGAATAGAGATTACCGTTTTATATTTGTAATACCACCAATCTAATGACAAAAAAATTAATAATGATTAAAAATTTCATCTTATAACGATAAATACAGGAGAAATCCCGGAATTCAACAGGGGTATAGCGGATGCATTTTCTGCTTTACATTTTTACAATTACTATTCATGCCCTGTTTTGAGCTCATTATCTGCATTATATTCTTTGGAATAGAATCGGATAACGAAAATGTATCTGATGTATTTCAGATAGATTTTAGCCTTTAAAAAACTTGACACCCAATCAATCAAAATACTACAATTATGTTTCAGGACGATCATTCACCCAAAATGCCTGTTTCTAAAGATAAAATCCCAGCTGCAAACAATATAAAAGAAACGCTGAAAGATCAGGCGGTAAGCAAAGCAGCCAAGGAAGTACAGGAAAAATCGAGCGGAACCGTTAAAAAAGCAACCGAAAAAATGGTTCAGGCCCAAGCCTATACAGGAATGGTTCAGAACGGTTCCCAAATGTTTATGAATCAGGTTAAGCAGCCTAACCCACCCACATTGGTAGAAGACAAAGTATGGTCCAAACAGCCCACTTCCGGAATTTACAATGCCAATACCATCCCCGGCAATCAGGTAGCGGGAATCAACCGTGTAGTAAAACTTGAAATTGTAATTGACGGAAAAGTGATCAAACATTTCAAACATTTTCAATTAAAACAAAGTGCGGTAAAACATCATGAGTTTGATCTTATGCTGGCTCATGATACTTTAGGAAGCTCAGAAAATCATAATCTGGAAGAAGCTCAGAATTTTCTGGGAAAAAGAATTACCGTGATTTTCAGATATAAAGACGTTGAAGACGGTCCGGAAAGAAACTTTGTAGGGGTAATTACAGAAGTAGGTTTCAGCCAGGAAAAAGGAAGCCTGGGAAATATTGTTCTTACAGGATCAAGCCCAACGGTACTTTTAGATGCGGCTCCTCATATTCAGAGTTTTGGCGGAGCACAGGAAATTAGTCTTAACAGTATTGCAGATCAGGTAATTAAAGAAGGTTTAGGACAAAGCTCCTTTGATTTCAGGGTAGATGCAGCACATGGAAACGTTTCTTACAGTTCACAATACGAAGAAACCCATTACAACTATCTCGCAAGAATGGCAGAAGCCTATGGAGAACAATTTTATTATGATGGGGAAGTCCTTCATTTCGGGAAACTGCCTCCTCAGGAAAAGCCA
The nucleotide sequence above comes from Chryseobacterium sp. 7. Encoded proteins:
- a CDS encoding S41 family peptidase; the protein is MARPFIIPLLLLLNSTYAQTNSELKPGDTLKYIPQSHKPSWISIQSGDANLGVALFIDGKKLKEQDDSRGIKSVERFYFTPEKGKKYELKVWAKSYVEKSKTAKVSITESKNAAVLDGKFSPDQFVEDLRTFRSIREKANSGLYVYRTQKQIDSIYQQAETDARNSKNIFDFYKVIANVTGFEGSCHNYTDLPNHASYYLTQKPEYLPITLKNIDGRLLQDSKDVALPLGAEILSINGIPAKEMISRFSEYYFSDGFSMPYRETAGFERGMLDKFYIEFGTHKNYVISYQWNGTVKEVSLPGISLENFKKLQDSRHSLAFDKKLLSEKYSFTKEGAGIYRLSVRGFDFATGKEDPAYKKFSAFLDQMMDVLEREKIENLIIDLRGNTGGTGALYEKVFSYLTQRPFRDSHYAYTQFNEVPMEEKLVITPLFLSNGVKDKYGLNAYLKQLYPKDVQGKYYWADDKNPSIMPNDRTFKGQLYLLVDQRVASAASHLASLIKSYTNAIVIGKETVGGYYEHNGHLPLVYELPNTGIQTGFSIVHVIQDAQNLPDQKRGQGIIPHIKIQQTDQEFLDHTDVYLKKVSELRKQ